In a genomic window of Streptomyces sp. NBC_01231:
- a CDS encoding DIP1984 family protein: protein MKLAEALAERAEATRRVEQLRARVVSSARYQEGEAPAEDAAQLLAEAGEVLSALETLIRRINRTNATVEMGPDGTLTDALARRDVLRLRHSVVTAAADAAAGGGERGYGRQLRSELMMLSALPVAELRGQADVLAREIREVDVRIQRTNWEVDLLD from the coding sequence GTGAAGCTTGCTGAGGCACTGGCAGAACGTGCGGAGGCGACACGCCGTGTAGAACAGTTGCGAGCGCGCGTCGTCAGCAGTGCGCGGTACCAGGAGGGGGAGGCGCCCGCCGAGGATGCCGCCCAGTTGTTGGCTGAAGCCGGTGAGGTGCTGAGCGCTCTGGAAACGTTGATCCGGCGGATCAACCGGACCAATGCCACCGTGGAGATGGGTCCCGACGGCACGCTCACCGATGCCCTCGCACGCCGGGATGTCCTGCGGTTGCGTCACTCTGTGGTCACCGCCGCGGCGGACGCGGCGGCGGGTGGCGGCGAGCGGGGATACGGCCGGCAACTCCGCTCCGAGCTGATGATGCTTTCCGCGCTTCCGGTCGCGGAACTGCGAGGTCAGGCGGATGTTCTCGCGCGGGAGATCCGCGAGGTCGATGTGCGGATCCAGCGTACGAACTGGGAGGTGGATCTGCTGGACTGA
- a CDS encoding winged helix-turn-helix domain-containing protein, which produces MPTADLPETFHVTTDEQLRAVSNLTRHRIMAVLRFEPATITQIAERVGLAKGSSSYHVRLLERAGLVKVVRTRKVRGVTERYYAMAARAIVLPDSGTGQPDVLMRHAVADLEASPVDGERHVRMAHLRLTDEQFAQLGARLQALADEYRELSDPSLPDVSLAFALFRPAPRERADGDSK; this is translated from the coding sequence ATGCCGACCGCTGATCTCCCCGAGACGTTTCACGTCACCACTGACGAACAGCTGCGCGCCGTCTCCAATCTCACGCGTCACCGGATCATGGCCGTGCTCCGCTTCGAGCCGGCGACGATTACGCAGATCGCCGAGCGGGTTGGCCTCGCGAAGGGGAGTTCCAGCTATCACGTGCGGCTGCTGGAGCGGGCCGGCCTGGTGAAGGTGGTGCGGACGCGGAAGGTGCGGGGGGTCACCGAGCGGTATTACGCGATGGCCGCGCGGGCGATCGTGCTGCCGGATTCGGGGACGGGACAGCCGGATGTGCTGATGCGGCATGCGGTGGCGGATCTGGAAGCGTCGCCGGTGGATGGCGAGCGGCACGTACGGATGGCGCATCTGCGGCTCACCGACGAGCAGTTCGCGCAGCTGGGGGCGCGGTTGCAGGCTCTGGCGGACGAGTACCGGGAGCTGTCCGATCCCTCGCTGCCGGACGTCTCTCTCGCCTTCGCGCTGTTCCGGCCGGCGCCGCGCGAGCGGGCGGACGGGGACTCCAAGTGA
- a CDS encoding iron ABC transporter permease, with product MSHATRRRVVRLAAGVLLLLLAVLLSLAVGSRQIAPTEVFDALLHGGTGDNAQVVRALRVPRTLIGAMVGLALAVAGVVMQGLTRNPIAEPGVLGVSQGASLGVVCAIAFFGVHTLNGYVWFAFVGAGLAAVAAYAVASGGRGGASPVKLALAGAAMNAFLASVVSGIVTTDARVLDEFRFWDVGSISGRDGSVVAQTWPFLVAGLLLVAITVPGLDALALGDDVARGLGHHVLRVRILGALAATVLTGAAVAAAGPIAFVGLSVPHIARALVGSGHRWVLPMAAVLGPSVILVSDVLGRVLFPPSEVPVAVMTALLGVPFLVALVRRKATVAV from the coding sequence ATGTCCCATGCCACCCGGCGCCGGGTCGTCCGGCTGGCCGCGGGCGTGCTCCTGCTGCTTCTCGCCGTTCTGCTCAGTCTCGCGGTCGGCAGCCGCCAGATCGCCCCCACCGAGGTGTTCGACGCCCTGCTGCACGGCGGAACCGGCGACAACGCCCAAGTCGTGCGGGCCCTGCGGGTGCCCCGCACGCTCATCGGTGCGATGGTCGGCCTCGCCCTGGCGGTCGCCGGCGTGGTCATGCAGGGCCTCACGCGCAATCCGATCGCCGAGCCCGGCGTCCTCGGCGTCAGCCAGGGCGCCTCGCTCGGCGTGGTCTGCGCGATCGCGTTCTTCGGGGTGCACACGCTCAATGGATACGTCTGGTTCGCCTTCGTCGGCGCGGGGCTCGCGGCGGTGGCCGCGTACGCGGTCGCCAGCGGAGGACGCGGCGGCGCCTCCCCGGTGAAACTGGCCCTGGCCGGTGCCGCGATGAACGCCTTCCTCGCCTCGGTGGTGTCCGGAATCGTCACCACCGATGCCCGGGTCCTGGACGAGTTCCGCTTCTGGGACGTCGGCTCGATCAGCGGACGGGACGGCTCTGTCGTCGCGCAGACGTGGCCGTTCCTGGTCGCGGGACTGCTGCTGGTCGCCATCACGGTCCCCGGCCTGGACGCGCTCGCCCTGGGCGACGACGTGGCCCGAGGACTCGGCCACCACGTCCTACGGGTGCGGATCCTGGGTGCTCTGGCCGCGACCGTGCTGACCGGTGCCGCGGTGGCCGCGGCCGGTCCCATCGCCTTCGTCGGGCTCTCCGTGCCGCACATCGCCCGAGCTCTGGTGGGCTCCGGCCATCGCTGGGTCCTGCCCATGGCCGCCGTACTGGGGCCCTCGGTGATCCTGGTCTCGGACGTACTCGGGCGGGTCCTCTTCCCGCCCTCGGAGGTCCCGGTGGCCGTGATGACGGCCCTGTTGGGCGTGCCGTTCCTGGTCGCGCTGGTACGGCGGAAGGCGACGGTGGCGGTATGA
- a CDS encoding endonuclease/exonuclease/phosphatase family protein — MLGHAHIPNRVGNFGSLTETFLPWTGLAVPLLLLCALVRRSATAAVAVLLPAVIWGSLFGGTLVDKRAGGGDLTVVTHNVNEHNPHPARTARALAASGADVVALEELGGTATQQYVRTLARTYPHHSVQGTVGLWSSYPIADTRPVDIAPWARALRTTVRTPEGPVAVFVAHLLSVRFTASSGFTTDDRDAAARRLGAALRAETLPRTLLVGDLNGTLDDRALSPVTSQLHSTQSEAGAGFGLTWPASFPVARIDHILVRGVTPRASWTLPATSSDHLPVAATVKV, encoded by the coding sequence ATGCTGGGCCACGCTCACATCCCCAACCGCGTCGGCAACTTCGGCAGCCTCACCGAGACCTTCCTGCCCTGGACGGGCCTGGCCGTGCCGCTCCTGCTGCTGTGCGCGCTGGTCCGCCGGTCCGCGACCGCCGCCGTGGCCGTCCTGCTGCCCGCGGTCATCTGGGGCTCGCTCTTCGGTGGGACGCTCGTCGACAAGCGGGCAGGCGGCGGAGACCTGACCGTCGTGACACACAACGTCAACGAGCACAACCCGCACCCGGCGCGCACGGCACGCGCCCTGGCCGCCTCCGGCGCCGACGTGGTGGCCCTCGAAGAACTGGGCGGCACGGCGACACAGCAGTACGTCAGAACGCTGGCCCGCACCTACCCGCACCACTCGGTGCAGGGCACCGTCGGCCTGTGGAGCAGCTACCCGATCGCCGATACCCGCCCGGTCGACATCGCGCCCTGGGCGCGCGCCCTGCGCACCACCGTCCGCACGCCCGAGGGACCGGTCGCCGTCTTCGTCGCCCACCTGCTGTCGGTCCGCTTCACCGCCTCCTCCGGCTTCACCACCGACGACCGCGACGCCGCAGCACGCCGCCTCGGCGCCGCCCTGCGCGCCGAAACGCTCCCTCGCACCCTGCTCGTGGGCGACCTCAACGGCACCCTCGACGACCGGGCCCTGTCCCCCGTCACCTCCCAGCTGCACTCGACCCAGTCCGAGGCGGGCGCCGGCTTCGGCCTCACCTGGCCCGCCTCGTTCCCGGTGGCGAGGATCGACCACATCCTCGTACGCGGCGTGACCCCACGCGCATCCTGGACACTGCCCGCCACCAGCAGCGACCACCTGCCGGTGGCGGCCACGGTGAAGGTGTGA
- a CDS encoding alpha/beta hydrolase produces the protein MHISAPTAGRRHHAAALAAVVICSTAFTGPLHAPAGGAPSPSAPAPQLDWKPCVQGSPFDCATAKVPLDYDDPGGRTIELAVVKRKATGPGQRIGTLFFNPGGPGGPGTVQMPQNYESFPREVRERFDIVSWDPRGIGSSTAVNCFASPEEAADWGASKAAGFPVGAKERAAFTAAYEELGRRCEQRDPELLRHVSTAENARDLDQLRKAVGDQQLTYYGISYGTYLGATYANLFPGRVRAMVFDANWDPRAWTNDASDEAPRTTSFQRLGSGRSAAETVNRFLTLCGSTTTARCAFSAGTPKATQDKYNCCSGSERSPWARGPTPARWLTW, from the coding sequence ATGCACATATCCGCACCGACAGCGGGCCGTCGGCATCATGCCGCGGCCCTCGCCGCGGTGGTGATCTGCTCGACGGCATTTACCGGACCGCTTCACGCTCCGGCCGGTGGCGCGCCGTCCCCTTCTGCGCCCGCCCCGCAGCTGGACTGGAAACCCTGCGTCCAGGGCAGTCCGTTCGACTGCGCGACCGCGAAGGTCCCGCTCGACTACGACGACCCAGGCGGCCGCACCATCGAACTCGCGGTCGTCAAACGGAAGGCGACCGGCCCCGGACAGCGCATCGGCACCCTGTTCTTCAACCCCGGCGGCCCCGGCGGCCCCGGAACGGTCCAGATGCCACAGAACTACGAGTCCTTCCCGCGCGAGGTGCGGGAGCGGTTCGACATCGTCAGCTGGGACCCCCGCGGCATCGGCAGCAGCACCGCGGTGAACTGCTTCGCGAGTCCCGAGGAAGCCGCAGACTGGGGTGCGAGCAAGGCGGCAGGCTTCCCGGTGGGAGCGAAGGAGCGGGCGGCCTTCACCGCCGCGTACGAGGAACTGGGCCGGCGCTGTGAGCAGCGTGACCCCGAGCTCCTGCGCCATGTGTCGACCGCCGAGAACGCTCGCGACCTCGACCAGCTTCGCAAGGCGGTGGGTGACCAGCAGCTCACCTACTACGGGATCTCCTACGGCACGTACCTGGGCGCCACCTACGCGAACCTCTTCCCCGGCAGGGTCCGCGCCATGGTCTTCGACGCCAACTGGGACCCGCGGGCCTGGACGAACGACGCCTCCGACGAGGCCCCCCGGACCACGTCGTTCCAGCGCCTGGGCTCCGGCCGCAGCGCCGCGGAGACCGTGAACCGGTTCCTCACGTTGTGCGGATCCACGACGACCGCCCGCTGCGCGTTCTCCGCCGGCACCCCGAAGGCGACCCAGGACAAGTACAACTGCTGCAGCGGCTCCGAAAGGAGCCCGTGGGCCCGTGGACCTACGCCGGCACGGTGGCTGACGTGGTGA
- a CDS encoding alpha/beta hydrolase, translated as MVNSLYDVQLGGTELAGRLQDLWQGRVPKPSPLPPPPPVPHPNPYLGEEQSTAVFCGDSPNPRDPGLYHTLAEAAAARAGDTGRYWIWASAGCASWPAVAEDRYRGPWNKPTANPILVVGNTYDPSTPLSAAQAMAKELANARLLTHDAVGHTALLNPSSCVNAYASRYLIDGDLPPTGTLCRQDAPPFAAPEPRGGVDTGGGWLADAAQ; from the coding sequence GTGGTGAACAGCCTCTACGACGTCCAGCTCGGGGGGACGGAACTCGCCGGCAGGCTGCAGGACCTGTGGCAGGGCCGCGTCCCGAAGCCGTCCCCCCTCCCGCCCCCGCCACCGGTCCCCCACCCGAATCCGTACCTGGGCGAGGAACAGAGCACTGCGGTCTTCTGCGGCGACAGCCCCAACCCGCGGGACCCCGGTTTGTACCACACCCTGGCAGAGGCCGCGGCCGCCCGTGCGGGGGACACCGGACGCTACTGGATCTGGGCCTCCGCGGGCTGTGCCTCCTGGCCGGCGGTCGCCGAGGACCGCTACCGAGGCCCATGGAACAAGCCGACGGCGAACCCCATCCTGGTGGTCGGGAACACCTACGACCCCTCCACTCCACTGTCGGCCGCGCAGGCCATGGCGAAGGAGCTGGCCAATGCCCGCCTGCTGACCCACGATGCAGTCGGGCACACGGCACTGCTCAACCCCAGCAGCTGCGTCAACGCCTATGCAAGCCGCTACCTCATCGACGGCGACCTCCCCCCGACCGGAACACTGTGCCGCCAGGACGCACCTCCCTTCGCCGCACCCGAGCCGCGCGGCGGTGTGGACACCGGTGGGGGCTGGTTGGCCGACGCCGCGCAGTAG
- a CDS encoding glycoside hydrolase family 5 protein: MRLGSGINLGNALDAADGDEHALRLPRRYSDEIKAAGSTRSGCRWRGRYTPNRPLRTPSDRTPDAQTERFLALWRQIAPRYADRPELLHFELLNEPRAAMTAQRWNALLPHALAAVRESNPERTVLIGPAEMNDIRALPELELPDDDHLVATVPYYAPFEFTQGAHWVENSAPWLGTTWGGEADRKTVSEDLAAAAAWADAHAVPLFLGEFGAYERADMDSRVRWTAWVREEAERLGISWAYWEFGTDFGAYARETDTWREPLRQALIPQ, translated from the coding sequence ATGAGGCTCGGCTCGGGGATCAACCTCGGCAACGCCCTGGACGCCGCCGACGGTGACGAGCACGCGCTTCGGCTGCCGCGGCGGTATTCCGACGAGATCAAGGCCGCCGGGTCGACACGGTCCGGTTGCCGGTGGCGTGGTCGTTACACGCCGAACAGACCGCTCCGTACACCATCGGACAGGACGCCCGACGCGCAGACGGAGCGGTTTCTGGCCTTGTGGCGGCAGATCGCCCCGCGCTACGCCGATCGTCCAGAGCTTCTCCACTTCGAGTTGCTCAACGAGCCCCGCGCCGCCATGACCGCGCAGCGGTGGAACGCCCTGCTGCCCCACGCCCTGGCGGCCGTACGGGAATCGAACCCAGAACGCACCGTGCTCATCGGGCCGGCGGAGATGAACGACATCCGCGCTCTTCCGGAGCTCGAACTGCCCGATGACGACCACTTGGTGGCGACGGTCCCCTACTACGCCCCGTTCGAGTTCACCCAGGGCGCGCACTGGGTCGAGAACTCCGCCCCGTGGCTCGGCACGACCTGGGGTGGCGAAGCCGACCGGAAGACCGTGAGCGAGGACCTTGCCGCGGCCGCGGCCTGGGCAGACGCTCACGCGGTCCCTCTGTTCCTCGGAGAGTTCGGCGCATACGAGCGGGCGGATATGGACTCCCGGGTCCGCTGGACCGCCTGGGTACGGGAGGAAGCCGAGCGCCTGGGGATAAGCTGGGCCTATTGGGAGTTCGGCACCGACTTCGGTGCGTACGCCCGCGAGACCGACACCTGGCGCGAGCCCCTGCGACAGGCCTTGATCCCCCAATAG
- a CDS encoding MFS transporter yields the protein MPTGFGRLWTAQTVSSLGDGVSHAALPLLALTLTRDPMALAVVTAAGTLPWLLFGVLGGALVDRWDRRRTMWVMDASRAVLLAIPAAAAALDVLSIPLLAALAFLLGLGGLFFDTAATAYLPDLLGRDPALLERANSRLRGAQTAMSGFAGPPAGSALLALGRAVPLLADAVSFMLSALLVRTLPAMPRPVPELRESLLRQARAGASYVFRDRLLLGLALRPAVGNVAFLAVETVLALFAHDRLGIDTYGFGLLLTAEATGGLLGAGIASYLGRRLGTGTALTCTAAVEGLAILGLAAAPNPYVAGLALAVCGAGMGATMVLGPSLRQAIVPAHLMGRVASTSRMLAMCAAPIGAFLGGWLATTYDIRTPLYAAAVLLLAMTAVTASMTSNRRVEAALRAAAPAGGPAHPASENPVKESAPDVL from the coding sequence TTGCCGACCGGGTTCGGACGGCTGTGGACCGCGCAGACGGTGTCCTCGCTCGGTGACGGGGTGTCGCATGCCGCGCTGCCGCTGCTCGCGTTGACGTTGACGCGGGATCCGATGGCGCTCGCCGTCGTCACGGCCGCCGGGACGCTGCCGTGGCTGCTCTTCGGGGTGCTCGGCGGTGCGCTGGTGGACCGCTGGGACCGGCGGCGCACGATGTGGGTGATGGACGCGTCGCGTGCGGTGCTGCTCGCGATACCGGCGGCGGCGGCCGCGCTCGACGTGCTGAGCATTCCGCTGCTCGCGGCCCTCGCCTTCCTGCTCGGCCTCGGCGGACTCTTCTTCGATACGGCCGCCACGGCCTATCTGCCGGATCTGCTCGGCCGCGACCCCGCGCTCCTGGAGCGCGCCAACTCCCGCTTGCGCGGCGCCCAGACCGCCATGTCCGGCTTCGCGGGACCGCCTGCGGGCAGTGCGCTGCTCGCACTCGGGCGGGCGGTTCCGCTGCTCGCCGACGCGGTGTCGTTCATGCTCTCCGCACTGCTCGTACGTACGTTGCCCGCCATGCCCCGGCCCGTGCCGGAGCTCCGCGAGTCGCTGCTTCGGCAGGCGCGGGCCGGGGCCTCGTACGTCTTCCGGGACCGGTTGCTGCTCGGGCTCGCGCTCCGCCCGGCGGTCGGGAACGTCGCCTTCCTCGCTGTGGAGACCGTCCTCGCCCTCTTCGCGCACGACCGCCTCGGCATCGACACCTACGGCTTCGGCCTGCTCCTCACGGCGGAGGCCACCGGCGGTCTGCTCGGTGCGGGCATCGCCTCCTATCTTGGCCGACGACTCGGCACCGGCACCGCACTGACCTGCACAGCCGCCGTCGAAGGGCTTGCCATCCTGGGATTGGCCGCTGCCCCGAACCCGTACGTGGCCGGGCTGGCGCTCGCCGTCTGCGGGGCCGGCATGGGCGCCACGATGGTGCTCGGGCCCTCCCTCCGGCAGGCGATCGTCCCGGCCCACCTCATGGGCCGGGTCGCCTCCACCTCCCGCATGCTGGCCATGTGCGCCGCCCCCATCGGGGCCTTCCTCGGCGGCTGGCTGGCCACCACCTACGACATCCGCACCCCGCTCTACGCCGCCGCCGTCCTCCTCCTGGCGATGACGGCCGTCACGGCATCGATGACCAGCAACCGCCGGGTCGAAGCGGCGCTGCGTGCCGCCGCCCCGGCCGGCGGTCCAGCTCACCCGGCATCCGAGAATCCCGTCAAGGAGAGTGCACCCGACGTGTTGTGA
- a CDS encoding PE-PGRS family protein: MPAPQVAAPPVRGVGGPGWVSPAEVAALQSAAGNQAATAIVQRARESQMEADAPARESTAPADEAALLASQAPDAVMVRLSASIEAHTLQKKRKFNFWEPHKKWPEGWLLENTRMQWVLERRLVLGMAFQQDELRDIEILSAKRPGWLNSVGIGTLAEGRLIAEGKGRMAGAGKSASGKDNGGKDKGGKDAQAEAAERERADYSAWLKLSPGRRVLAATLAFQTQAPVRGASTPSNPAYTLGRFMRTNELGPDDPERATLESERDEQIRETAVDTLFPDGLREEQKHESAGEHATKEMKGRDDFARNILTNVLLILRHGLQVAGKDGTYVDYKDGDVIRALAHGGRVNIRIPALRKGESPHQLLDFLGVTQGGTPHQHTVKRDYATHRSSIGKNKDGEPGSFKEKGGVGAAVKNKVSEYTPGMTTPELLAANLSGGGFGTKDWNGDVVLPNGSYGHMLLVFTAPTGDKDGGLLVGIETVAPGARSPVGYHHGVRSTEATANPESVLHGHKQDKIGATRADLAKMGGEDWHDFLQMIKQDWVGKLEAAKDTAQKRKLYEELVGPRE; encoded by the coding sequence GTGCCCGCCCCGCAGGTGGCAGCGCCGCCCGTCCGGGGGGTGGGCGGCCCAGGCTGGGTGAGCCCCGCCGAGGTGGCGGCGCTCCAGAGCGCGGCCGGCAACCAGGCGGCGACGGCGATCGTCCAGCGGGCCCGGGAAAGCCAGATGGAAGCGGACGCCCCCGCGAGGGAGAGCACGGCGCCGGCCGACGAGGCCGCCCTGCTGGCCTCCCAGGCCCCCGATGCGGTGATGGTCCGGCTCAGCGCGTCGATCGAGGCTCACACACTCCAGAAGAAACGGAAGTTCAACTTCTGGGAGCCGCACAAGAAGTGGCCGGAGGGCTGGCTGCTGGAGAATACCCGGATGCAGTGGGTCCTGGAACGGCGGCTTGTCCTCGGGATGGCCTTCCAGCAGGACGAACTCCGGGACATCGAGATCCTTTCGGCGAAGAGGCCGGGCTGGCTGAACAGTGTGGGCATCGGCACCCTGGCAGAGGGCAGGCTGATCGCCGAGGGCAAGGGCCGGATGGCCGGCGCGGGCAAGAGCGCGAGCGGCAAGGACAACGGCGGGAAGGACAAGGGCGGGAAGGACGCGCAGGCCGAGGCCGCGGAGCGCGAGCGCGCCGACTACTCGGCCTGGCTGAAGCTCAGCCCGGGACGGCGTGTCCTCGCCGCGACCCTCGCCTTCCAGACACAGGCGCCGGTCCGTGGGGCCTCCACGCCGAGTAATCCGGCCTACACCCTGGGCCGATTCATGCGCACCAACGAGCTGGGGCCCGACGATCCGGAACGGGCGACGCTGGAGAGCGAACGGGACGAGCAGATCCGGGAAACGGCCGTCGACACCCTTTTCCCGGACGGCCTGCGCGAGGAGCAGAAGCACGAGTCCGCCGGCGAACACGCGACGAAGGAGATGAAAGGGCGGGACGACTTCGCCCGGAACATCCTCACCAACGTCCTGCTCATCCTGCGGCACGGTCTCCAGGTCGCGGGGAAGGACGGCACTTACGTCGACTACAAGGACGGTGACGTCATCCGGGCGCTCGCCCACGGCGGACGCGTCAACATCCGCATCCCCGCGCTCCGCAAGGGGGAGAGCCCCCATCAGCTGCTCGACTTCCTCGGCGTCACCCAGGGAGGCACCCCGCACCAGCACACAGTGAAGCGCGACTACGCCACGCACCGCTCCTCCATCGGCAAGAACAAGGATGGTGAGCCCGGCAGCTTCAAGGAAAAGGGCGGTGTCGGGGCGGCAGTGAAGAACAAGGTCTCGGAGTACACCCCCGGCATGACCACCCCGGAGCTGCTGGCGGCCAACCTCTCGGGCGGCGGCTTCGGAACCAAGGACTGGAACGGCGATGTCGTCCTGCCGAACGGCTCCTACGGCCACATGCTCCTGGTGTTCACCGCGCCGACCGGTGACAAGGACGGCGGCCTGCTGGTCGGCATCGAGACGGTGGCACCCGGCGCCCGCAGCCCGGTCGGCTATCACCACGGCGTCAGGTCCACGGAGGCGACCGCCAACCCCGAGTCCGTGCTGCACGGCCACAAGCAGGACAAGATCGGTGCCACGAGGGCGGACCTGGCGAAGATGGGCGGGGAGGACTGGCACGACTTCCTCCAGATGATCAAGCAGGACTGGGTGGGCAAGCTGGAGGCAGCCAAGGACACCGCCCAGAAGCGGAAGCTGTACGAGGAACTGGTCGGCCCGCGGGAGTAG
- a CDS encoding iron ABC transporter permease — protein sequence MTQLDRTGTATARPAGYSVVRVRDNSFLLHRRAVVIAAVLTVALAVTVVASLCIGESFVSPTEVVRVLLGKPSPDELVVGTLRLPRLVTGLLVGAAFGIAGALVQTVARNSLASPDVIGVTHGAGAATVTAMTFGVTSPTALPYVAIVGGLSAAVLVYAFAWRKGLHATRFVLVGIGVSIALGSLTRLFLTKGDYLVAQQAKVWLTGSLNGRGYDQAAPLALTMLVLLPPLLWAARAQRAVSLDDDTATALGVPLGRVRLGLTALGVVLASVATGAAGPVDFVALLAPQIARRLTRTAQIPLLCSALTGALIVTAADLLARRMFSPTELPVGVLTAAVGAPYLMWLIARTRNRGGATA from the coding sequence ATGACGCAACTCGACCGGACCGGCACGGCGACCGCCCGCCCCGCCGGCTACTCCGTCGTCCGCGTGCGCGACAACAGCTTCCTGCTGCACCGCAGGGCCGTCGTGATCGCCGCCGTCCTCACGGTCGCGCTGGCGGTGACCGTCGTCGCCTCGCTCTGCATCGGCGAATCCTTCGTCTCCCCCACCGAGGTCGTCCGCGTACTGCTCGGGAAGCCGAGCCCCGACGAGCTGGTCGTCGGCACGCTGCGCCTGCCCCGCCTGGTGACGGGTCTGCTGGTCGGCGCCGCCTTCGGGATCGCGGGGGCGCTGGTCCAGACGGTCGCCCGCAACTCCTTGGCGAGCCCGGACGTCATCGGTGTCACACACGGCGCCGGCGCGGCGACCGTGACCGCGATGACCTTCGGCGTCACGTCCCCCACCGCGCTGCCGTACGTCGCGATCGTCGGCGGGCTGTCCGCCGCCGTGCTCGTCTACGCCTTCGCCTGGCGCAAGGGACTGCACGCCACGCGGTTCGTGCTCGTCGGGATCGGCGTCTCGATCGCGCTGGGCTCGCTGACCCGGCTGTTCCTGACCAAGGGCGACTATCTGGTGGCCCAGCAGGCCAAGGTGTGGCTCACCGGCTCCCTCAACGGACGCGGTTACGACCAGGCGGCGCCCCTCGCCCTGACCATGCTGGTCCTGCTTCCGCCGCTGCTGTGGGCCGCCCGGGCCCAGCGGGCGGTGTCCCTGGACGACGACACGGCCACCGCCCTGGGTGTCCCGCTGGGTCGCGTACGGCTGGGTCTGACCGCCCTCGGCGTGGTGCTGGCATCCGTTGCGACGGGGGCGGCCGGGCCCGTCGACTTCGTCGCGCTGCTGGCGCCCCAGATCGCCCGTCGCCTCACCCGCACCGCGCAGATCCCTCTGCTCTGCTCGGCGTTGACGGGTGCCCTGATCGTGACCGCGGCGGATCTGCTGGCCCGGCGCATGTTCTCCCCCACCGAACTGCCGGTCGGCGTGCTGACCGCGGCGGTCGGCGCGCCGTATCTGATGTGGCTGATCGCCCGCACGCGGAACCGCGGCGGGGCCACCGCCTGA
- a CDS encoding SDR family oxidoreductase yields MTNDGPQAGNGRSSDSRRPIALVTGVGRTVGIGAGIARQLAASGWDIAFSHWTAYDERMPWGIETGAVGAIERDLAEQGAATAGVEADLTDTDTPVHIFDEAERRLGGVTALVMCHCESIDSGLLDTTVDSFDRHFAVNARATWLLIREFGRRFSSAHGTGRIISLTSDHTVGNLPYGASKGALDRITLAAAHEFAHLGITANVINPGPVDTGWMSDEIRVSGIRQTPLGRLGTPQDTANLVDFLCSSQGQWINGQLLLSNGGFA; encoded by the coding sequence ATGACCAACGATGGACCGCAAGCGGGCAACGGCCGCTCTTCCGACTCCCGCCGCCCGATCGCCCTGGTCACCGGTGTGGGTCGAACCGTTGGCATAGGGGCGGGCATCGCCCGTCAGCTGGCGGCCTCAGGCTGGGACATCGCCTTCAGTCATTGGACCGCCTACGACGAGCGCATGCCGTGGGGCATCGAGACCGGGGCCGTTGGCGCGATCGAACGAGACCTCGCCGAGCAGGGCGCGGCCACCGCGGGCGTCGAGGCGGACCTGACCGACACGGATACTCCCGTCCATATTTTCGACGAAGCTGAGCGCCGGCTGGGCGGCGTCACTGCTTTGGTGATGTGCCACTGCGAGTCGATCGACTCCGGCTTGCTCGACACCACCGTCGACAGCTTCGACCGGCACTTCGCTGTCAACGCTCGCGCCACCTGGCTGCTGATTCGTGAATTCGGGCGGCGCTTCAGCAGCGCCCACGGAACGGGACGCATCATCAGCCTCACCAGCGACCACACCGTGGGCAACCTTCCTTACGGCGCGAGCAAGGGCGCTCTGGATCGCATCACCCTGGCCGCGGCTCACGAGTTCGCCCACCTCGGCATCACTGCCAACGTCATCAACCCTGGCCCGGTCGACACGGGCTGGATGTCGGACGAGATACGGGTGAGCGGCATCCGCCAGACGCCGTTGGGCCGGCTCGGCACGCCGCAGGACACCGCCAACCTCGTGGACTTCCTGTGCTCCTCTCAAGGCCAGTGGATCAACGGCCAACTCCTGCTGAGCAATGGAGGTTTCGCCTAG